AGCAACCGCTTAAAAACAGAAGAAGCAGGGGAAATCTGGAAAACTTTTTAGCCAACGATCGAAACAACCCTCCGTCCAAAGGCACGGATCCCGCCCAAAGACCGTAAATCTCCCTCGAATAACCTGCAATTCCGCCTAACGGATCGAAAAATTCCGCGAAGCGAGTCGGTGTGGCCTCCGGAAATTTTAATTTTAAAAATATATTCCAGAGCCCGGGAAGAACTAAACAAGCAAGAATCCATAGACTGCGACGAAAGTCTTTCTTAAGAAGCGAATCGACGCCGAGAGGAAAAAGTAAAAATAATGCTTGTTCCTTCGTAAGAAGCGATAGTCCCCCTAATAATGCGAATAATGCATACCTTTCCTTTTTGTAAGCCCAATAAGTGAACACAAGAAGACTAATTAGAATCGTATCGGAAACTAAAAGTATATAGCTGCCAAGAGCAAAAGGGGAAAGTAAATAAAAGACGGCGAGAATCTTTTTCCGATTCGGCAACAAATCGCGAATCGCCAAAAAGGAAAAGATCATAAAAAATATGTGAAGGAAGTACATTCCGAAGATTGTTCCGTACGCCCCGAACCATCCGAACGGAGCCGCCAATAACGGGTATCCGATTCTCGGGGCTCTTACACTCGTTTCAAAACCTTTGGGCCAATCCAAAGCAAACCCTGAAATCATTCGGGAATAGAAATAGAAAATTTGGCCGTCATAACCGGCTCCTAAGTTTCCCTCCTCCCCGCGAAAAACGACCGCCCCCTTAGGTACCTGCGGAGAATTTAAGTCGCAATATTCCTTTCCGAAATTAATTTGCGCCGTCGGGTTCCAATCGTACTTTTTCCAAACCATCAAGGAAGAAACCGAATACATAAGAATAAAAAGAGCGATTAGGATATTCTTATTCTCTAATATATCATAAATTTTCCGGTAAAAATTCCCGGCGAGTAACGGAAACTTGCTTTCGCGCAGATTTTCTTGCACCCGTCGATCTCCTTATTTCTCAGCGTGAATTTCTTCGCCGATCCAGGATGAGAAAGTTTCCGTGGAGGCTTGTGCGGCCGAATAGGTCAGATGATGCGGATCCAGAAAATCCCTTTTATCCTTCGCTAAGGCCCTAGCGTCTCGGAAGGAGTAATGTTTCGAACCTAGCGATTGCAAATACGAAAGGTATCCTTTATACCAAGGGCTGTTTTCATATACGACTCTCTCCATAGGGTTTTCGGCCGAATTCACTATCAGTACCTTGACTCCTTGATCTTCCAGATACTGAACCCCCTTTTTTAGATATTCCAGTTCGGACCAGGTAAAAAAATGCGAAGAAGCGCTTAATTTTTCCTTGGCAATTTTAATCACTTTTAAACGAGTTAATGCGGATTCCGCGTCTTTGTTCCGGTAGATTCTTTTCTCATAATCTTCCGCATAAGTAGCATCGTCCAGATCCGCAATTCTAGAATCGTCTACCCCCGGAATTCTCGTGTAAGAGATATCGCTCCTGATTTCTCTGCGACAGAAATTCTGCGATAGTCGAATCCCGTAAATCTCTTCGGTCCCGAAAATTCGCGTGTCGACTTCGTTTGAAGAAACGGGCTTATCCGTTTCAAACCGTAGCAGTATCTTATCCGATATTCCCGGGAACTCTAAATCTAAATTGGCCCATCCCGTCTTTTCGAACGTCTTATCGAATATAAGAGTTTCCTCTGGCTTTTCCTGAAAGATTCTTATTCGAGTTTTTTCATTCTGAAGAAAGATGCTTTCCCGAAGGTGCCCGCTCTTCGTTTCACAACCGATCTGGAATTTGGGCTTGGTCCAGCCTCTCAAATAAATTCCTTCTTTCGGCAGAATGCCCGTATAATAATGATAAGACCGACCGCTGCGGAAATGATGCTCGATAAACGAGTCGAAAGGATCGTATACGAAACTTCGATACCGAGTTAAAAGAAATAAGGACCTGGATAAGAGCGCTAAAAATTGCGGTTTTCCTAGTTTCCAAATATTTGCGATATTTTCGCTCAGAAACTCCGCCGGATATAAGATTCGATTTTGGTGTCTGCCGGTACTAAAATCCGAAAATAATCTTTTTTCGTCGAACCCTACCGAAGTATCGACTCTTCCCGAATCTAGCTCGTCCTTGCCGACTAAGTAATCCAATTGAAAATCGGCAGGATTTAAAACATAAAAAACGAGTTTGGGTTTCTTTGACGCAATATCTTTTCGATAATAATAGAAATCCGACGGCGTAAGCGCCGGATGTGCGTAAAACTCGGCTCTTATTTTTTTGGAAGGATCGATTTCGGTTTTTTGAAAGTGTTCGGTAATTCTCTCCGGAAAAACGGAATATAGAGCAACGCTACTTCCTACGACCAAGACTCCATCTTCATTCTCGTTGAATTGAATCTTATTTCTTTTTTCTAAGAAGTTAAACCAAGGAGACGTGTCCCATTCCAATTCGTTCGGAAAATGAAATAAAACAAAAGGGAAAACGATCCTATCTAAAAAGGAAAAAAAGGCAAGGAACGCAATACTCATTCCGAGTACGCGTAGTTTGAAGATCTTTTCAGTCATTTGTTGGTTAGGTTACATTCGGAGCAAACCCCATAAAGAATGATCTCATGGGAGTCTACTCGAAATCCTTTAGGTAAGTTTTCGATCGGGAAAGGACAAACTTCCACATCGAACACTCGATCGCATTTGATACAATGGAAATGATGATGGTGTTCTAGATGGCTCGTTTCAAAACGAGAGGATTCCCCGGGAAGTTTGATCTCGTGAATTTTTTCGGATTCTAATAGATTGCTTACGGTCCGGTAGACCGTCGCTATTCCGATATTCTTTAATGTGATTTTGGAAAGATCGTAGATTTCCTTTACGGATAAAGGACCCTTCGCATCCTGGATCACACGAAAAATTTCTTCTTTCTGTTTTGTCTTCCGAGACGCGGTTTTCTTATCTTCGTTCATTTGGGGATCCCAAGTAAACTATGGGAATACAATTTACGATAAATCCTAGAATACGAGGGCAAATTCTCGTCGGTCTTGAAAATCTATCTGGACGGACTTTCGAGCTCTTCCTCTTTTCGAATTTCCCATTTCGGAAACGGATCCGAAAAGGATTCCCAACTTATCGGACCGCAGGAAAATTCCTCATCAGACACGAGACAACCGTCTAGTAAGCTTGTGATTTCTGCGTGGTCCATGTCAACTCCGATTAGAACGATTTCCTGTCTTCGATCTCCGTACGGTTCCTGCCATTGGAACGAGATTTCTCTTTCCAATTCCTCTTCAGGCCATTCCGATCTAGGAGTCGCGGCCCACCAGAGTCCTGCGTCCTCCGTTCGACAAGCCCCACCCGCCTGAGACCAACCGCCAACAGAATCCATACGAGACGCCAACCAAAAAAATCCTTTGGAACGAATTACTCCCGGCCATTCTTCTTGAAGTATGTCCCAAAATTTCTGCGGATGAAATGGCTTTCTTGATCGGTAAACAAAGGAAGTGACTCCGTATTCTTCCGTCTCCGGGAGATGTTCTCCTCTAAGTTCTTTCAGCCATCCGGGCGCCTCCGCGGCCTTTAAAAAATCGAATCGACCGGTATTTAAAATCAGTTTCGGCTCCACTTCCCCTTCCCGTATCGGAACAACGAGCGCCTCCGGGTTCAAGCGCTTCAAAATGGACGTTAAGTTATTTAATTCTTCGTTCGAAACCAAATCTATCTTGCTGACCAAAAGGACATTCGCAAATTCCACTTGCTCGATCAGAAGGTCGACGATGGCTCTCTCGTCCTCTTCGTTTGCCTCTAGATCGCGATCGGCAAGATCTTCCGAAGAGGAATAATCCTTTAGAAAATTACCTGCATCAACGACCGTTACCATTGTATCCAAATCCGCGATTTGCGAGAGAGAAAAACCGCTTTCGTCCTCGAATGTAAAGGTCTCCGCAACGGGAAGAGGTTCGGCAATACCAGTGGATTCAATAATAAGATAATCGAATTTGCCGTCTTTTGCCAGCTTAGAAACTTCGTTTAACAGATCTTCGCGCAACGTACAACAAATGCAACCGTTGGAAAGTTCGACCAAGGTTTCTTCCGTACGCGATAGTTGTGCTCCTCCGGATTTTATCAGGCCCGCATCGACATTCACTTCACTCATGTCGTTTACTATCACTGCAACTTTAATGCCGTCGCGGTTTTTCAGAATGTGATTGAGTACCGTTGTTTTTCCGGAGCCTAAGAATCCGGATAGAACCGTGACTGGAAGTCGGCGAGTCGATTGCATAGAATTCAGCCTTTTCGGACCCCTGAATCTGTCAAACATTATTGATAATTAATTATCAATACATTGAGCTGTAGTCTCATTCTAAAATCGATATTTCCCGATGCTTTTGCCGAGAATTGATCGAGTATAAATTCGTGTTTCCATGAAAGCCTACAAGGTTAGAATTCAGTTATGAGAGGAGCCGGGATTCTTCTAGGGATAATTTTGATCGGATGCTTATTCCCTACGAAATCAGGATTGCCGATCCGAACTCAATCGGGAAAGACACTAGGTTATTATCCGGTCGAAACTCGATGGATGGGCTTTGACCAAGCTCCTTCGCTCGAAGATCTCTCCTCGTTTCAGAAAGTGGAAATCTTGGAATTTCCGCTTTCAAATCTCTCCTCACTGGAAAAGTTACCCCAACTACCGCGTCTTCGATATATCAATCTTAGCGAAACCAAAGTCCGTAATTTTAAACCGTTGGAAAAGCAGTTCAAGTTGGATTCGATTATTCTTAACGGAAATCCGATTAATGATATCGATATCGCCACATATTCGGGCTGGAATCGACTCACTCGAATCGAGCTTTCCAACACTAAAGTTTCTAGGCTGGAATTTCTGGGTATAGGGTGCGCAGTAAGACATCTTGAGCTTCGGAATACGCTAGTTTCCGATCTTCGACCGTTGGCAAATTGTTTACAACTAAGGGAATTGTATCTGCAAGGGACCAAAGTTTCAAACTTGGCTCCGCTGTACGGATTAAACGAACTCATGCATTTGCAATTGGATGGGACTGCGGTCGCGGATGCGGCAATCAGCGATCTCAGAAAAAAATTACCCTATCTAAAGGTCTTTCCCGGCCTACGCAAAATTCTAAGTTCCGAAACCGGATTAGATAGATAGAAAATCCGATTTATTCATAGGCCAAAGGGGAGGCTTCCCCGGGATTCGTATATAAAATAAGATCACCAATGGAAATACTTAATCCATCCGCCTGAATTTCTCCAGTAGTTTCCACGGTAATCAGGGATCTAAGTCTCCGCCTCTTTCCATCCCGTTTTTCTAATACGAGAGCCGCATCTTTTCGAACCTTGGAAAGACGCATTCCCCAGATCTCCAAAATTCCCTGCTTAGCAAACAATACGACGGCGGCTACTCGATTCGGAGCGGACGAAGCTGATCTTCTCAATTTGATCCCCTCCTCTTCGCCTTCCGGTCCCGGAATTAAACGGATTTCATTTTGTCCGGATTTCCATATTAGAAATTCAAAATGGTCGCATTCATAAGCGCGAGTTAACGTCCAACGGTCTCCGCTGCCCTTACTCGTATACATTCTGCAAAGTTTAGGTCGAAACCGGTACCCCCTTCCCTTGGGGTCCGCGACGATTTTTCCTTCAAACCTAGTTTCTTCCCAATTCTTAGCTTCAGTGACCAAGAGTTGACTAAGAAGAAATTCGGGGCGCTCTCTTTTCGTATTAAGGTAAATTTGTCTTACGTAGAAGCCGGTAGGAATACTTTGAATTTGAGAAAAATATTCTCCGTCTTCCGGAAAGGCGGTAATCCCTTCGGGGTAGTCCATAGAGTCCGTACGATCTATCGGAGAAGGACGAAAGGAACATTGGAAAGAAAACAACGATATAAGAAATAAATTTCCAAACGAGGAAAAATATTTCCAACGAGAAAAAATCGAAACGGCCAA
The Leptospira fainei serovar Hurstbridge str. BUT 6 genome window above contains:
- the zigA gene encoding zinc metallochaperone GTPase ZigA, giving the protein MQSTRRLPVTVLSGFLGSGKTTVLNHILKNRDGIKVAVIVNDMSEVNVDAGLIKSGGAQLSRTEETLVELSNGCICCTLREDLLNEVSKLAKDGKFDYLIIESTGIAEPLPVAETFTFEDESGFSLSQIADLDTMVTVVDAGNFLKDYSSSEDLADRDLEANEEDERAIVDLLIEQVEFANVLLVSKIDLVSNEELNNLTSILKRLNPEALVVPIREGEVEPKLILNTGRFDFLKAAEAPGWLKELRGEHLPETEEYGVTSFVYRSRKPFHPQKFWDILQEEWPGVIRSKGFFWLASRMDSVGGWSQAGGACRTEDAGLWWAATPRSEWPEEELEREISFQWQEPYGDRRQEIVLIGVDMDHAEITSLLDGCLVSDEEFSCGPISWESFSDPFPKWEIRKEEELESPSR
- a CDS encoding AZOBR_p60025 family cell surface glycopolymer formation protein, giving the protein MQENLRESKFPLLAGNFYRKIYDILENKNILIALFILMYSVSSLMVWKKYDWNPTAQINFGKEYCDLNSPQVPKGAVVFRGEEGNLGAGYDGQIFYFYSRMISGFALDWPKGFETSVRAPRIGYPLLAAPFGWFGAYGTIFGMYFLHIFFMIFSFLAIRDLLPNRKKILAVFYLLSPFALGSYILLVSDTILISLLVFTYWAYKKERYALFALLGGLSLLTKEQALFLLFPLGVDSLLKKDFRRSLWILACLVLPGLWNIFLKLKFPEATPTRFAEFFDPLGGIAGYSREIYGLWAGSVPLDGGLFRSLAKKFSRFPLLLLFLSGCFLLFRGDWKKGFPFRLGFAITMFSIFSAGYILYWATYENISRMFTVSIPLLILWQAEDDRIAPWHYWGLCGVVLILFFVKIAFIGKPLTHSIW
- a CDS encoding leucine-rich repeat domain-containing protein, producing the protein MRGAGILLGIILIGCLFPTKSGLPIRTQSGKTLGYYPVETRWMGFDQAPSLEDLSSFQKVEILEFPLSNLSSLEKLPQLPRLRYINLSETKVRNFKPLEKQFKLDSIILNGNPINDIDIATYSGWNRLTRIELSNTKVSRLEFLGIGCAVRHLELRNTLVSDLRPLANCLQLRELYLQGTKVSNLAPLYGLNELMHLQLDGTAVADAAISDLRKKLPYLKVFPGLRKILSSETGLDR
- a CDS encoding Fur family transcriptional regulator, with the protein product MNEDKKTASRKTKQKEEIFRVIQDAKGPLSVKEIYDLSKITLKNIGIATVYRTVSNLLESEKIHEIKLPGESSRFETSHLEHHHHFHCIKCDRVFDVEVCPFPIENLPKGFRVDSHEIILYGVCSECNLTNK